From a region of the Gemmatimonadota bacterium genome:
- the rbfA gene encoding 30S ribosome-binding factor RbfA, whose product MASKRVVRLNEQLKRELSELIRTQVRDPRVGVVTVTAVEIASDLGSARVFIRIIGDQAEFQETLAGLDAAAPFLRGLLGRLLHIRRIPELRFREDRSMEHARRIEKLLSEVVVPEEETVEEADAENPPESSE is encoded by the coding sequence ATGGCGTCCAAGCGGGTGGTTCGACTCAACGAGCAGCTCAAACGCGAACTTTCGGAGCTCATCCGCACTCAGGTTAGGGATCCGCGAGTCGGCGTCGTCACCGTCACGGCGGTGGAGATAGCGTCGGACCTCGGCTCCGCGCGGGTCTTCATCCGCATCATCGGCGACCAGGCCGAGTTCCAGGAGACACTCGCTGGCCTCGATGCTGCTGCGCCGTTCCTACGTGGGCTGCTCGGGCGCTTGTTGCACATCCGACGGATTCCTGAACTGCGCTTCCGTGAGGACCGTTCCATGGAGCACGCGCGGCGGATCGAGAAGCTACTGTCTGAGGTTGTCGTGCCGGAGGAAGAGACGGTTGAGGAGGCCGACGCGGAGAATCCGCCCGAGAGCTCGGAGTGA
- a CDS encoding DUF503 domain-containing protein — translation MVVASLTWDLALPGCSSLKEKRSVIRSLRDRLENKFNVSVAETDFQDVHARAQITVALVASDGRLAESTLDKIDRFVENHGVALITGVRRELY, via the coding sequence ATGGTTGTCGCGTCGCTGACCTGGGATCTAGCGCTACCGGGCTGCTCGTCTCTCAAGGAGAAACGATCGGTGATCCGTTCGCTTCGTGATCGGCTCGAGAACAAGTTCAATGTGTCCGTAGCCGAGACTGACTTTCAGGACGTGCACGCACGAGCCCAGATCACGGTCGCTCTGGTCGCATCCGACGGACGTCTCGCCGAGTCCACGCTGGACAAGATCGATCGCTTCGTCGAGAACCACGGCGTAGCACTGATTACGGGCGTGCGCCGAGAGCTCTACTGA